CGTGCTGCTCGCACGGCGACGCGACGATCCATTGCAAGGAGTTCAATCGCTCGGCGGGACATGAAGCGTCTGGTGCAGGTGACACAGATCGGTCTGATAGGCGTCAGCGCACTGTTGATCCCCGGCGTGCCATTCGGCCAACCGGTTCCGCAGTCGCAGGAACCGGCGGAGACCGTCGGCGAATCCGAGTCGGAGACGATCGAGGAGAAATTGCGGAAGCTGGAGCAGCAGGGGCCGCAACCGGAACCACAGCCATCCGAAGCCCCTCAACCGAATCCGAAAGAAAAGGCTCTGGAGCGACTAAAGCAATTGGAGCGGCAGCGGCAGAAAGAGCGGGCCAAAGAGCTGGAAGAGCAAGGGCCGAAGGAACGGGCCCGTCAGAAGGTGCAGGAGCTGAAACAACCCAAGGAGCCGGTGGAAAGAGAACAGCGGAAACTCGAAAAGTTGCAGCAGGGTCCGCTGGAAGCGGCGTCGCCGCAACTGCCGCCGGCGAAGCCGTCGGAACCGGCGGCCTCCAAAACCCGGGTCAAACAACTCCTCGGTGTGTACGACGAAGTGGTCTGCATCTACGACGAAATTCTGCAGAAGACGGAACCGGGGACGGGGACGCTCTATCGCGCGTTGAATGGTCCGGCGTGATTGGTGCTGGGCGGGGAGCATCGCACCCGCTATGAGACCATGGACGGACGATTCCGCGCCGGCGAAGCCGGCAGCGACCAGCAACTGACCTTGCGCACGAGGATCCTCTTCGAGATTCAAGACATCTTCGACCCGGTTCCCTTCACCGTGGAGCTGCAGGATTCCCGCGCGTATCTCACCGACACAGGGTCCTTCGTGAACAATAATCACGTGAACCAGACCGATGTTCAGCAGCTTCACATCGATCTCGTCTCGGACAACTTTCTGGGCACGGGCCTTCCGACGGAGCTGAATATCGGGCGGGTCAACATGGACCTGGGGCGGGGACGGTGGGTCGCCCGCAATAACTTTCGCAACGCGACCAACGCCTATGACGGCGCGCACTGGAGCCTGGGCGAGAGAGACCGATGGCATCTGCACAGCTTCGTCGTGTGGCCGGTCGAGCAGTTCCTCAGAAAAGCCGATCCCGTCTTCACCGAAAATCCCACCACCCTGTGGGGCGCGTACGTGCAGCTTCCGCCCATGGAGCGGTTCCGCACCGAATTGTCCTATCACGGGCATGCCAGCCGGGGCGAAGCCAGAGATTTCACTATGCTCGGCGCCCGGTTCTTCAAGCTCGGCGGGGTGGGCCGGTTCGAGTTCGAAGTCGAGACGGACTACCAGTTCGGCAATATCACGCCGACCACCGGCTTCGGTCATTTTCACCACGGAGAATTCGGCTACACGTTCGACCTGCCTTGGACGCCCCAACTTTTGTTCAAATTCGATTACGCCAGCAACGGGTTCGACACCCTCTACGGACGGCGCTCGTTCGAGTTGATGCCGACCGGCATTTTCGGAGCCATTCAGCGCAGCAATGTGATCTATCCCGGCTACCGCGTCCTCGTGAAGCCGGCCGAGCGAGTCTACCTGTTCGTGCAACATCGGCCGGCCTGGTTGGCCGACGGACGAGGGCCTTGGGCCGGCACCGGGCTCCAGGATCCGACCGGCGCAGCCGGAACCTTCCTGGGACATATCGTGGAGCTGCGCGCCCGATGGGGGATGACGAACTATGCCTTTCTTCAGGCCGGATTCGCGCATTTCTCGTTCGGCTCGTTCCCGCAACGGGCGCCGGGCAGTCCAGGCGCGTCACACTCGAACTACGGATACGTGGCGACCGAATTCATGTTCTGATCCGGCGGAGTGGGGTGCCGATCTTTGATAAGACCTCAATGGAGGGGTCGCAAGGCGGCCGCGGAAGCGTCTCTTGTCGTGTGCAGTCGCAGAGAACCCGCCATCCCGCGGTCGCTCATGCCGGTCTCACTCGCCTTTCTTGTCCGTCGCCGGCGGCGCCGTCCACACGACTTTCTCCTCCTTGTCACGCAGCATCAAGACAGGGGCTCCGTCGGGGTCCAAGAACAGGCTGGCCCGGTGCTTGTGCTTCTCATCCAGCAGGTCCAGCGCCATTTCCTTGTTCTCCCGGAGGCCGAGGAAAGCGCTGTGTTTGCCTTTCTTGCTGCTGATGAGGAAGCTGGGACGGTCTTCGCCCTCCAGGCTGAGGAAGAGGCCGTCCTCGCCGCTCTTGTCGATCAGCGAGAGCAAGGGACGATCCCGGAGGATCAGACTGGGACGGCCGGCCTCGTCCAGGCTGAGGCCCGCGCGCAGCGTGTCCTTCCTGTCGTACAAGGCCAAAATCGGTTCCTCTTTTTTCGGCAGGGGCTGCACGGCCATCGTCATCAGCCGGTGGCCGTCTTTGTCCTTGAGCGCGATGCGCGGCGCGCCTTCCTCGACCAGCTCCACCCGGAGTCGCGGGTGGTTGTCTTTGTCGATCAGGTCCAGCCCATCCAGGGCCAGACTGGTCCGGGCCTTGCCGTCCTTGTACAACATGAGGTGCGCTTTCTCCGGAGCGGTGGCCAGAACGGCGTTGGTCTGCCCCTTTTGATCTTCCAGGAACAGCCGGGGATTCCCGTCCACATACAGCAACGTCGCGACCCCTTTGCCCTCCTTACCGGTCAAGCGCAAGTCCGGCCACCCCTGATCGCTCAGCCCGAAGCCCGCCGCCGGCGTGCCCTCCTTGTCCATCGTCAAGTCCAGCCGGGGCTGGCCCTTGCTGAGGAGCGCCAGCCGGATGCGGGGGCTTCCGTCTTTGGCGTTGAGCCGGAGATCGGGCGTCCCCTCCTCCGTCAGGGCCAGGCTCGCGACGGACATCCCGTCTCTGTTCACGAGATCCAGACGCGGCGCTCCCTTGTCCGAGACGGCAAGCTGCGCGCGGGGAGTTCCTTCCTTGTCCACCAGCATGAACTGTTCGGCGGTCACGACCCGCTGACGCGGGGCCGGTTCCTGAGCGACGACGGGGTCTCCCAGCAGGAATCGGGTTCCAAGCGTGCCGCCGACAAAGCCCGCCAGCAATGACAAAGCGATCACGATTCCGTACGTACGTGTAGGCATGCCGACCTCCATTTCTC
The DNA window shown above is from Nitrospirota bacterium and carries:
- a CDS encoding alginate export family protein, whose amino-acid sequence is MLGGEHRTRYETMDGRFRAGEAGSDQQLTLRTRILFEIQDIFDPVPFTVELQDSRAYLTDTGSFVNNNHVNQTDVQQLHIDLVSDNFLGTGLPTELNIGRVNMDLGRGRWVARNNFRNATNAYDGAHWSLGERDRWHLHSFVVWPVEQFLRKADPVFTENPTTLWGAYVQLPPMERFRTELSYHGHASRGEARDFTMLGARFFKLGGVGRFEFEVETDYQFGNITPTTGFGHFHHGEFGYTFDLPWTPQLLFKFDYASNGFDTLYGRRSFELMPTGIFGAIQRSNVIYPGYRVLVKPAERVYLFVQHRPAWLADGRGPWAGTGLQDPTGAAGTFLGHIVELRARWGMTNYAFLQAGFAHFSFGSFPQRAPGSPGASHSNYGYVATEFMF